A single genomic interval of Asinibacterium sp. OR53 harbors:
- the kynU gene encoding kynureninase codes for MPDTFDLTPEFARQSDQQDPLQNFKQAFHFPRHQDRDVIYFCGNSLGLQPKNVAAAMQTELDTWREMAVGGYFSGPNPWLYYQHYVQSSLAKLMGCHENEVTVMNTLTVNLHLLMLSFYRPTAGRYKIIMEAGAFPSDQYAIETLVRHFNLDLADTIIEINPRENEKTLRTSDIVQTIHNTGAELAMVLFGGIHYYTGQLLDLPAITAATHAAGAVAGFDLAHAAGNVPLQLHKWDVDFAVWCSYKYLNAGPGAVGGAYIHEKHAQNIHTPRLGGWWGNDEKTRFKMEKGFIPKQDAGGWNISTAQVFNTVALKASLELFDEAGMDRLRTKSIRLTAYLEYLLHQLPQLDFEILTPADVNSRGAQLSLFFREKGKEIHQRMIDNGITVDYREPGVIRVAPAPLYCSFEDVYRFYTILRDHFN; via the coding sequence ATGCCCGATACTTTCGACCTCACCCCGGAATTCGCCCGCCAGTCTGACCAGCAAGACCCTTTACAAAATTTCAAACAGGCATTTCATTTCCCCCGGCACCAGGACAGGGACGTGATTTATTTCTGCGGTAATTCATTGGGCTTGCAACCCAAAAATGTAGCAGCAGCTATGCAGACCGAACTGGACACCTGGCGGGAAATGGCTGTGGGCGGCTATTTCAGCGGCCCCAACCCCTGGTTGTATTACCAGCATTATGTGCAATCGTCACTGGCAAAACTGATGGGGTGTCATGAAAACGAAGTGACTGTCATGAATACGCTCACTGTCAATCTGCATTTATTGATGCTGAGTTTTTACCGTCCTACTGCAGGAAGGTACAAGATCATCATGGAAGCAGGCGCTTTCCCATCCGATCAATATGCAATAGAAACATTGGTGCGTCATTTCAATCTTGATCTTGCTGATACCATCATTGAAATCAATCCGAGGGAAAATGAAAAAACATTGCGCACCAGTGATATTGTTCAAACCATCCACAACACTGGTGCAGAACTGGCGATGGTACTCTTCGGCGGCATCCATTATTATACCGGTCAGTTACTCGATCTGCCGGCCATTACCGCTGCCACACATGCTGCTGGTGCTGTTGCGGGCTTCGATCTCGCGCATGCAGCAGGCAATGTACCCCTGCAATTACACAAATGGGACGTTGATTTTGCAGTGTGGTGCAGTTACAAATACCTCAATGCCGGTCCGGGTGCGGTAGGTGGCGCTTATATCCATGAAAAACATGCACAAAACATCCACACCCCCCGTTTGGGTGGCTGGTGGGGCAATGATGAAAAGACGCGCTTTAAAATGGAAAAAGGGTTTATACCCAAGCAGGATGCAGGCGGATGGAATATCAGCACGGCACAGGTATTCAATACAGTTGCGCTGAAAGCTTCGCTGGAATTGTTTGACGAAGCGGGAATGGACCGGTTACGTACCAAAAGCATCCGCCTCACTGCTTACCTCGAATACCTCCTGCATCAATTACCCCAACTGGATTTTGAGATACTCACCCCTGCGGATGTCAACAGCCGCGGAGCACAGTTGTCTCTCTTTTTCAGGGAGAAGGGAAAAGAAATTCACCAACGCATGATCGACAACGGCATCACGGTAGATTACCGCGAACCGGGCGTTATACGTGTAGCGCCTGCTCCCTTGTATTGCAGCTTTGAAGATGTGTACCGTTTTTACACGATCTTAAGAGATCATTTTAATTAA
- a CDS encoding exo-alpha-sialidase — MRKINLAICFALLCFAVDTYAQSTEIPIFQSGTEGYKSFRIPAIVRLKDGTLLAFCEGRINNAADYGNVDIVMKRSTDDGKSWSPLSVIADNGSFQVGGPAPVVDISDPVYPNGRVFLFMNTGNASEKEIKEGRGIKQCIYKTSVDDGLTWSRPVKITAQVHRPNKPDVDTAYHFKEDWRYYANTPGHAMQLTEGPYKGRIFVPANHSVGPPGKDGNEYFAHGYYTDDHGKTFQLGNSLRLSGSNESMAAELAGGKLMMNSRNQKGDIRERIVSVSSDGGASWDTTYFDPNLPDPVCEASLLNIGRYKGKNVLAFCNPADTKERNNLILRISYDEGHSWTKNFLVDKKEDAPHDAYTAYSDLVKLNRHEVGVMYEKNNYRSIVFKVINWK; from the coding sequence ATGAGAAAAATAAACCTGGCAATATGCTTTGCCTTGTTATGTTTTGCTGTTGATACTTATGCGCAATCAACAGAAATCCCCATTTTTCAATCAGGTACCGAAGGATATAAAAGCTTTCGCATACCGGCCATCGTTCGTTTGAAGGATGGAACATTGCTTGCTTTCTGCGAAGGAAGGATCAATAACGCAGCAGATTACGGCAATGTAGATATTGTAATGAAAAGAAGCACCGATGATGGCAAAAGCTGGTCGCCACTCAGTGTCATTGCAGACAACGGATCTTTCCAGGTAGGCGGCCCGGCACCGGTAGTAGATATAAGTGACCCGGTTTATCCTAATGGCAGGGTCTTTCTTTTTATGAACACCGGCAATGCCAGTGAAAAAGAAATCAAAGAAGGCAGGGGGATCAAACAATGCATTTATAAAACATCGGTCGATGATGGACTTACCTGGTCAAGACCTGTGAAGATCACTGCACAGGTGCACAGGCCCAATAAGCCGGATGTAGATACCGCATATCATTTCAAAGAAGACTGGCGTTATTATGCCAATACACCCGGACATGCCATGCAGTTGACAGAAGGACCTTACAAAGGACGCATCTTTGTACCAGCAAACCATTCTGTAGGCCCGCCCGGCAAAGACGGTAACGAATACTTTGCACATGGCTACTATACAGATGATCACGGCAAAACTTTTCAACTGGGTAACAGCCTGCGTTTGTCTGGCAGCAATGAATCGATGGCAGCAGAACTGGCGGGAGGAAAATTGATGATGAACAGCCGTAACCAAAAAGGCGATATTCGCGAACGCATCGTTTCTGTCAGCAGCGACGGGGGGGCTTCCTGGGATACTACGTATTTCGATCCCAACCTGCCCGATCCAGTTTGTGAAGCGAGCCTGCTCAACATTGGCAGGTACAAGGGGAAAAATGTACTGGCATTCTGCAATCCGGCTGATACCAAAGAAAGAAACAACCTGATACTGCGCATCAGTTATGACGAAGGACATAGCTGGACCAAAAATTTCCTGGTAGACAAAAAAGAGGATGCTCCTCATGATGCCTATACAGCTTATTCAGACCTGGTAAAACTCAACAGGCATGAAGTAGGCGTGATGTATGAGAAGAACAATTACCGCAGCATTGTTTTCAAAGTGATCAATTGGAAGTAA
- a CDS encoding cation:dicarboxylate symporter family transporter, whose amino-acid sequence MWKQITRHLSFYVLIAIIAGILLGHYAPATAVKMEIIGKSFVDIIKLFIAPIIFLTIVQGISGMGSLKKVGRIGIKSLVYFEVVTTLALAIGIAVALLIKPGLLDKTGLPLQDASKYTGARSAHFSWIGFFQSNITLQVLLAAIVTGIVLNYSRYRSAALRLLQTLSRYVFGALKYVMYLAPLGAFGGIAFTIGKFGLSTLLPLMKLMACVYLTMFLFVALVLGSIMRYFKFNIWSFLSSIKEELLLVLGTSSSEAALPSIMRKLEDMGCSKPVVGLVIPTGYSFNLDGTSIYLSMSVIFLAQLYNVHLSATELIMILLLLMLTSKGAAGVTGSGFIVLASTLTAVHRIPLEGLAFLLGIDKFMSEARAITNIIGNGVATLVIAKTEKEFVSME is encoded by the coding sequence ATGTGGAAACAGATTACCCGACACCTGAGCTTTTATGTGCTTATTGCCATCATTGCCGGCATATTACTGGGGCATTACGCTCCTGCTACCGCAGTTAAAATGGAAATTATCGGCAAATCCTTTGTCGATATTATCAAATTGTTCATCGCACCCATTATTTTCCTGACCATTGTACAAGGCATCAGTGGCATGGGTAGCCTGAAAAAAGTAGGGCGTATCGGCATCAAATCGCTGGTGTATTTTGAAGTGGTAACTACCTTAGCCCTGGCCATCGGGATTGCAGTAGCACTCCTGATCAAACCGGGATTGCTCGATAAAACAGGGTTGCCCCTGCAGGATGCTTCCAAATATACCGGTGCCAGATCGGCCCATTTCAGTTGGATCGGCTTTTTTCAGTCGAACATCACTTTACAAGTTTTGCTGGCGGCCATTGTTACGGGCATTGTACTCAATTATTCGCGGTACCGGTCTGCCGCTCTCCGATTGTTGCAAACATTATCGCGATACGTTTTCGGCGCCCTCAAATATGTTATGTACCTCGCACCACTCGGCGCTTTCGGAGGTATAGCATTTACCATTGGTAAATTTGGCTTGAGCACATTGCTGCCCCTCATGAAACTGATGGCTTGTGTTTACCTGACCATGTTTTTGTTTGTAGCATTGGTATTGGGCAGCATCATGCGTTATTTTAAATTCAATATCTGGTCATTCCTTTCGTCCATCAAAGAAGAATTATTGCTCGTGTTGGGCACTTCATCTTCCGAAGCTGCGTTGCCTTCCATCATGCGTAAACTGGAAGATATGGGATGCAGCAAGCCTGTAGTAGGATTGGTGATACCAACAGGCTATTCCTTCAACCTCGACGGCACTTCCATTTACCTGTCCATGTCGGTTATTTTTCTGGCGCAGTTGTATAATGTACACCTCAGCGCCACTGAATTAATCATGATATTATTATTGCTGATGCTGACTTCCAAAGGCGCAGCCGGCGTTACCGGCAGTGGTTTTATTGTGCTTGCATCTACCTTAACGGCTGTTCACCGGATACCATTGGAAGGGTTGGCTTTCTTATTGGGTATCGACAAGTTTATGAGCGAGGCCAGGGCCATCACCAATATCATTGGCAACGGAGTGGCCACGCTTGTGATTGCGAAAACCGAAAAGGAATTCGTTTCAATGGAATGA
- a CDS encoding acyl-CoA dehydrogenase family protein, with product MAARTDLFQSPDYYMVDDLLTDEHKHIREAVRTYVRKEISPIIEEYAQRAEFPLQIVKQMGELGCFGPTIPVEYGGGGLDYISYGLMMQELERGDSGVRSTASVQGSLVMFPIYAYGSEAQKKKYLPRLASGEWLGCFGLTEPNHGSDPSSMATHFKEAGDHVVLNGAKMWISNAPYAQVAVVWAKNEVGEIQGVIVERGMEGFSTPTTHGKWSLRASATGELVFDHVKVPKENILPGAKGLKAPLSCLTKARYGIAWGALGAAMDCYDTALRYGKERVQFDRPIAGFQLQQKKLAEMITEITKAQLLVWRLGVLMDEGKATPQQVSMAKRNSCEIAADIAREARQVLGGMGITGEYSIMRHMMNIESVITYEGTHDVHLLITGMDITGLNAFK from the coding sequence ATGGCTGCCAGAACCGATCTGTTCCAATCGCCCGATTATTACATGGTAGACGATCTGCTTACCGATGAACACAAACACATACGCGAAGCGGTACGCACTTATGTCAGGAAAGAAATATCTCCCATCATCGAAGAGTATGCCCAGCGCGCCGAATTCCCTTTGCAGATTGTAAAGCAAATGGGGGAGTTGGGCTGTTTCGGTCCAACTATTCCGGTGGAATATGGCGGCGGCGGATTGGACTATATCAGTTATGGTTTGATGATGCAGGAATTGGAACGCGGAGACAGCGGTGTGCGCAGTACGGCCAGTGTACAGGGAAGCCTGGTGATGTTCCCGATCTACGCTTATGGAAGTGAGGCTCAGAAGAAAAAATACCTGCCCAGGCTGGCCAGCGGAGAATGGCTGGGCTGCTTCGGATTAACAGAGCCCAATCATGGGAGCGACCCCTCCAGCATGGCAACACATTTTAAGGAGGCCGGTGACCATGTTGTATTGAATGGCGCCAAAATGTGGATCAGTAACGCGCCTTATGCGCAGGTAGCCGTGGTGTGGGCCAAAAATGAGGTTGGGGAAATACAGGGTGTGATCGTAGAAAGAGGGATGGAAGGGTTCAGTACGCCCACCACGCATGGCAAGTGGAGCCTGCGGGCCAGCGCTACCGGCGAATTGGTGTTCGACCATGTAAAGGTTCCGAAAGAAAACATATTACCGGGTGCAAAAGGATTGAAAGCACCGCTCAGTTGCCTCACCAAAGCCCGTTATGGCATTGCATGGGGGGCATTGGGAGCCGCCATGGACTGTTATGATACCGCATTGCGTTATGGCAAAGAACGGGTGCAGTTTGACAGGCCCATCGCCGGATTCCAGTTACAGCAGAAAAAACTGGCCGAAATGATCACCGAAATTACCAAAGCCCAACTGCTGGTATGGCGCCTCGGTGTATTGATGGATGAAGGAAAAGCCACTCCCCAGCAGGTGAGTATGGCCAAACGCAACAGTTGCGAAATTGCCGCCGATATCGCCCGCGAAGCCCGGCAGGTATTGGGGGGAATGGGCATTACCGGCGAATACAGTATCATGCGGCACATGATGAATATAGAAAGTGTAATCACGTATGAAGGCACGCACGACGTACATTTGCTGATTACCGGTATGGATATAACCGGACTGAACGCATTCAAATAA
- a CDS encoding shikimate kinase — protein MKIFLLGLMGTGKTYWTKRLSKKLKVGGYDLDQMVEAHEEKTISEMFAEEGEDHFRKTESKILRWFGEKKSFVLSTGGGTPCFNDNMDWMNKQGITIWIDEPVDVLVQRLLPEKTHRPLIASLSDKELSRFLENKLAERRSFYNRAKGHLQGSDISEEGFIQILRIYA, from the coding sequence ATGAAAATATTCTTGTTAGGATTGATGGGTACGGGGAAAACTTACTGGACAAAACGATTGTCGAAGAAACTGAAAGTCGGTGGCTACGACCTTGACCAGATGGTGGAAGCACATGAAGAGAAAACCATTTCCGAAATGTTTGCCGAAGAAGGAGAAGATCATTTCCGCAAGACCGAATCGAAAATATTACGCTGGTTTGGTGAGAAAAAAAGTTTTGTATTGTCTACAGGTGGAGGAACACCCTGCTTCAACGATAATATGGATTGGATGAATAAACAGGGCATAACCATCTGGATCGATGAACCTGTTGATGTGCTGGTGCAAAGATTACTACCGGAAAAAACACATCGTCCATTGATCGCTTCCTTATCTGATAAGGAACTGAGCCGGTTCCTGGAAAATAAACTGGCCGAGCGCAGGTCTTTTTACAACCGGGCAAAAGGTCACCTGCAAGGTTCAGACATATCTGAAGAAGGGTTTATTCAAATACTGAGGATCTATGCATAA
- a CDS encoding DUF423 domain-containing protein: protein MHKGFLTTAALLGCLAVALGAFGAHALKAMVTEQMLNAYETGVRYQFYHVFALALTGLCIKQTPQPYFHTAGRLFITGIILFSGPLYVMTWLDAAGMTGMKWIGAITPLGGLAFIAAWIFLALGFRKAHKVEN, encoded by the coding sequence ATGCATAAAGGTTTTCTTACTACTGCGGCCTTGCTGGGTTGCCTGGCCGTAGCATTAGGCGCCTTCGGCGCCCATGCGTTAAAAGCAATGGTAACAGAACAAATGCTCAATGCGTATGAAACGGGTGTACGTTACCAGTTTTATCATGTTTTTGCATTGGCTTTGACAGGTCTGTGCATCAAACAAACCCCGCAACCGTACTTCCATACCGCCGGCCGTTTATTCATAACAGGTATCATTCTCTTCAGCGGACCACTGTATGTTATGACCTGGCTCGATGCCGCAGGAATGACAGGGATGAAATGGATAGGGGCGATAACACCTCTCGGCGGACTCGCATTCATCGCCGCCTGGATTTTCCTGGCGCTGGGCTTTCGAAAAGCGCACAAAGTGGAAAACTGA